TCTCGTGAGCAGCTTCGATGGCTTGCTCAACCGTCTCCGCAACGACGACACCTTTCCCAAGGGCCAAGCCGTCTGCCTTGACGACGATTGGAGCGCCTTTTCCCTCGATGTAGGCCTTGGCTTCCTCGAAATCTGAAAATGTGCCATAGGCTGCTGTCGGAACGTCGTATTTGACCATGATTTCCTTAGCAAAATCCTTGGACCACTCCAACTCAGCTGCAGCCTTGGTCGGACCAAAAGCCTTGAGACCAGCTGCATTGAAATCATCTACGATGCCAGCCGCAAGGGCATCATCTGGACCAATGAAGGTCCAAGCAACATCATTCGCTTTTGCGAAGTCAATCAGCTTAGAATGTTCGGAAATTCCGATATTGATCAAATCCAGACCATCTAATCGCATTCCGTCATTACCAGGAGCCACAAAAACCTGCTCAACGTCTTTAGACTCCAACAATTTCTTGGCAATCGCATGCTCACGACCGCCAGATCCAACAACCAAAAGTTTCATCTCGAACCTCTTTTGCGAATTATTTTATTAAATTATATCATAATCGTTCGTTTTATTCTAATGATTTCAGCAAAAGTCTTCTGTTTTCAGTAGAATCCAAACATTTTTTGCTATTTTCTCCTATTTCTCATTTTTTTCCGAATAGTATAGGTGAGACCTACTAATTGACGAAAAGGAGTATTATGCAAACGATCAAAAAATTTATAGTACTGACTTGTGCGACATGGGGGATGCAAACCTCTATTGCCCATGCAGATCAAACGACCAATGCTATCTATGCCGAAAAAGGGCAGCTGATGATTCATCTTGGAAACGTCCCGGATAAGTATCAAAAGATCCAAGTTCCCATCTGGTCTGACCAAAATGGCCAAGATGACCTGATTTGGTATCCTGTAGAACGCAGTGACAAGGGATTTGACCTACAAGTGCCATTGACCAACCATTCTGATCAAGCCGGACTTTATCATGTCCATGTCTATGGGGTGGAGGCAAATGAACAGCTAACCGGCCTTTACCCTCTCACGACCAGCGTCCAGCAAAAAGAGCTCGCCTCCTCCCAACCCAAGATTACGATCACACCCATCTCCTCACAAGAATTCGAGGTAGACCTAAAGTTGTTCGAAGACGTTGACGAGATTGTCTTCCCCATCTGGTCAGAAGAAAATGGGCAGGATGATTTAGTCTGGTATCCCGCAAAGAAGATCGCACCTGGACATTTCCAACTGCGCTTTCAGGCTCAAAAACACAAGGGAAGCGGGCTATTTCATCTCCACGTCTACCAGAAAAGCCAGGGACAACTAAAAGGGCTATTCCCCACTACCTTTCAAGTAGAAAAGGCAAAGCCAAAGCTCACTCCACTCGCGACACATCCAGGAAACACCTACCCCATTGGTGAGTGCACCTGGGGAGTCAAAGAATTAGCCCCTTGGGCCCACAACTGGTGGGGAAACGGTGGCATGTGGGCAGCTAGTGCACGCGCTGCGGGATTCCGGACAGGAGACACTCCAGAGATCGGCGCTATCGCCTGTTGGGACAATGGGGGATATGGGCACGTCGCCTTGGTTACGGATGTCGAACATGACCAAAAAATTCAGATCCAAGAGGCTAACTACAACGGCCATCGCTATATCGACAACTTCCGTGGTTGGTTCGATCCGACCAATCCCATCTGGGGAACCGTCACCTATATCTACCCAGATTAAGGTCTTCATAACCAGCAGAAAGGGAGTGGGAAAGAACTCAGACTATTTAAAAGGAGTTCGTCTTCCCACCCCCGCACAGTTGATTAGGTTATCTTTGGAGCTTAAAAAGCGAAAAAAGATACCAATCAACCACTGCGTCTTGCAGTTATTCCTATCAAACATCAAAGGCTGGACATTTTTTGCCCAGCCTTTTTTGATTAATGTCTAAAATGTCTGACGCCTGTAAAGATCATGGTCAAACCATATTTATCAGCAGCTTCGATTGACTCTTGGTCACGTACTGATCCACCTGGTTGGATGATCGCTTTAATCCCTGCTTTGGCTATTTCTTCCACGTTATCTGCAAATGGGAAGAAGGCATCTGAAGCAAGAACAGCGCCGTCAAGACGGTCTTTAGCCTGATCAATAGCGATACGGACAGATGCCACACGGTTGGTTTGACCTGGGCCAACACCAAGTGTCATGTGGTCATTAGTTACGATGATCCCATTTGATTTGACATACTTGATCGCTTTCCAAGCAAACTCAAGAGCTGTCGCTTCTGTCTCAGTTGGTTGGCGTTTCGTCACCACTTGCCAGTCAGCTGGGCTTTCTTTCACAACGTCTTGGTTTTGAACGAGGAGACCACCAACAACACCAGTGTATTCTGCTTCCACTTCACTAGCATCTTGAGCATCAAATGGTAGCTCAAGGATCCGCAAGTTTTTCTTCTTGGTTGTCAAGATTTCAAGCGCTTCGTCTGTGTAGCTTGGTGCAATGATGATTTCAAGGAAAACACCATGCATCTTCTTAGCTGTCGCAGCATCTACCTCACGGTTGAGAACCACGATCCCACCGAAGATGGATACTGGATCAGACTCATAAGCGTAGTCCCAAGCAGTTTCGATGTCGTCAGCTTGACCAATCCCACATGGGTTCATGTGTTTAAGAGCCACAACAGTTGGACGGTCTTTGAAATCACGGATGATCCGGATAGCCGCATCAGCGTCACGGATATTGTTAAAGGACAATTCTTTCCCGTTCAACTGTTTCGCTGAAGCGATGGAGTAATCCGTTGGCAGAGCTTTTTGGTAGAAATCTGCGTCTTGTTGAGGATTTTCACCGTAACGCATTGGTTGCTTAAGGTCATACGTCAAAGTGAGTTTTTCAGGTTTTTCTTCACCTACTTGAGCAGTGAAGTATTCTGCGATCAAAGCATCATAGGCTGCCGTATGGCGGAATACTTTAGCTGCCAAACGTTGGCGAGTTTCGTAACTTGTTTCGCCGTTGGCTGCCAATTCGTCCAGAACCACAGTATAGTCAGCAGGATCTACCACAACTGTGACGCTAGCGTGGTTCTTAGCTGCCGAACGAAGCATGGATGGACCACCGATATCGATGTTTTCAACGGCATCTGCGTATGTCACATCTGGCTTAAGAATGGTTTCCTTAAATGGGTAAAGATTTACCACCACAAAGTCAATGAGCTCAATCTTGTTGTCCTTAGCCGCTTCCAAGTGGCTATCCAAGTCACGACGAGCAAGAAGCCCTCCGTGGATATTTGGGTGGAGGGTCTTCACACGACCGTCCATCATTTCTGGGAAACCAGTCACATCGTCGATAGCGATAGTGTCTACCCCAGCATTGTCAAGGGCAACTTTGGTACCACCTGTTGAGATGATGTCCCAACCGAGTTTTTTGAGTTCTTGGGCAAATTCAACAATACCCGCTTTGTCTGAAACACTAATTAGTGCGCGTTTAGTCATTTTTCTTCCTTTCCTTGTATCAAGAGGTGCCTTCATATCAGTTAAACTAGAGATTGGCGATGATAGTCTGTCAGTTGATTTCCAAGTTCTTGCAACAATCTCTTGACCTCAAGTTTACTTTTTTCACTTTCGTAAACACTTCGCAGTTCGGCATCTGTCGCACCAATCAGGGTCACAAATTCCACTTTTCCATGCAGAGTATCTAGAGACTTAGCTAAATCATCAGCAGCAGTCAAGAATCCTGTCAAATTAGATTTCTGCTGGGCATCAATCCCTACTGTTTGCTTCGTATAGATGTATTCTTCCGGCAAGACCACTTTACCTGTTTGAAATATATATCTTGCTACATACTGCAACAAACCACAACCATTTTTAATTTCTTCTTCGTCGTTAGTTGATTTCTTTAACTTAAAGGTCAATTCAATCCCATAACCACTATATTCAGGATCTTCACATTCTTTTGTATATAGTTCTGACAAACCATAGCTGACAAAATGCCAAAACTCCCCTGCATCGTAAACACTGATGCCATCAAGCGGATCTGGACCACCTAACATATACTTGATAACCGTTCCATAATGGCGAGGATTTGGCTGATCAGGATATAAACGATTAAATTCTTCATCAATCGCATCCCACCCTGGAGCACTGTCATCTGTTTCATCCGATTTAACAACAATCTTATCTTCAATCGGCTTCTCTTTGTCAGAAGATTTCTTCTTAAAAAAATCAAATAGACCCATAAATTCTCCTTAGCTGATGGCCTTTAGTTCTACCACAAAATCATCTCTGATTTCCTTCTTACTTCCTCTCCACTCCCAAACGTTCCAAGACTTCTGGATAGAGTTTGTACTCTGTTTCGTGGATGCGAGTTTCAAAAGTATCAAGGGTATCTCCTTCAAGGCGTGGCACACGGACTTGTTTGATGACCTTCCCAGTATCAACGCCAGAATCCACCCAGTGAATGGTCACACCGCTCTCAGCAACGCCTGCATTCCAAGCATCCTCAATACCATGAGCACCAGGGAATTCAGGGAGATAAGCCGGGTGAATATTGATGATACGACCTTCATAAGCTGCTAGCAAGGTTGGACCGACGATTTTCATATAGCCGGCCAAACAAACTAGGTCAATCTGGTGCTCATCCAAAAGTTTGACGATAGCTTCTTCATAAGCTACTTTATTGTCAAATTCCTTGAGTTCAAAGGCATGACTAGCCACACCAAGGTTCTTGGCACGTTCTAAGACATAGGCATCACGATGATCTGAAAAGACAAATTCTACCGGAAATTGTTCCGCAATCACCTGAAAGTTTGAGCCGTTGCCAGAGGCAAAAACAGCAATTTTTTTAGCCATTATTTAATCACCACACTTGCGCCATCTTTCTTCACAATACGACCAATTTCATAAACAGGTTCGTCAAGAAGTTCTTTGACACGTTCCACATTTTCTGGTTTAACCGCAAGCATGAGACCAATTCCCATATTGAAGATTTCAAACATTTCTTCATGTTTGATTTGGCCATATTTTTCAAGGGCTTTGAAAATTGGAAGAACTGGCACTTTGCTTTCGTCAATTTCAGCAGCCAAGTCATCTGAGAACATCCGTGGTACATTTTCGATGAAACCACCACCTGTGATGTGGGCGATTCCGTTGACCAATTCTTCTTTGATGAGTGGCAATGCTGCTTTGACGTAGATACGAGTTGGTTCCAAAAGAACGTCTTTAAGTTTTTTTCCTTCCAATTCTGGGAGAACTTCTTCCCCTGTGTAATCTGCAAAAACACGACGCACGAGTGAGTAACCATTTGAGTGGATACCGCTTGAAGCAAGTCCAAGAATCACATCGCCTTCAGCTACTTTTGAACCGTCGATGATTTGAGATTTTTCTGCAACACCGACAGCAAACCCAGCCAAATCATAGTCATCTTCACCATACATACCTGGCATTTCAGCTGTTTCGCCACCGATAAGGCCTGCACCAGCCTGCACACAGCCTTCTGCAACACCAGCAACGACTTGCTCTAATTTAGCAGGTTCATTTTTACCAGTTGCAATATAGTCAAGGAAGTAAAGGGGCTCTGCTCCTGCGGCGATGATATCGTTAACACACATAGCGACACAATCTTGACCGATGGTATCGTGTTTGTCGTACTTAATAGCCAGCATGAGTTTAGTACCGACACCATCTGTACCTGAGATCAAAACAGGCTCTTTGACACCTGTTTTTGAAAGGTCGAACATACCACCGAAACCACCGAGAGCTCCCATAACACCTGCACGTTCTGTACGGGCAACGTGTTTTTTAATCCGTTCAACAACTTCATAACCTGCTTCAACATCCACACCAGACTGTGCATACGCATTTTTATTTGTCATTTGTTTCATTCCTTTTCTTTTGCACTGCTCTTAATAGAAAGAAGTATGTTCTTTCAAACTTTCCACATAGCGTTCTTCGTAGTCATACAAAGGCGTTGGATATTTTCCATCAAAGTAAGCCACACAAAGACCGCCATTGGGGGCATCTGTATCAATTCCAATAGAATCAATCAAGCCATCGATTGACAAATACGTCAAGCTATCTGCACCAATGATATCGCGTGTTTCCTC
The DNA window shown above is from Streptococcus sp. S1 and carries:
- the purN gene encoding phosphoribosylglycinamide formyltransferase; the protein is MAKKIAVFASGNGSNFQVIAEQFPVEFVFSDHRDAYVLERAKNLGVASHAFELKEFDNKVAYEEAIVKLLDEHQIDLVCLAGYMKIVGPTLLAAYEGRIINIHPAYLPEFPGAHGIEDAWNAGVAESGVTIHWVDSGVDTGKVIKQVRVPRLEGDTLDTFETRIHETEYKLYPEVLERLGVERK
- the purH gene encoding bifunctional phosphoribosylaminoimidazolecarboxamide formyltransferase/IMP cyclohydrolase, whose amino-acid sequence is MTKRALISVSDKAGIVEFAQELKKLGWDIISTGGTKVALDNAGVDTIAIDDVTGFPEMMDGRVKTLHPNIHGGLLARRDLDSHLEAAKDNKIELIDFVVVNLYPFKETILKPDVTYADAVENIDIGGPSMLRSAAKNHASVTVVVDPADYTVVLDELAANGETSYETRQRLAAKVFRHTAAYDALIAEYFTAQVGEEKPEKLTLTYDLKQPMRYGENPQQDADFYQKALPTDYSIASAKQLNGKELSFNNIRDADAAIRIIRDFKDRPTVVALKHMNPCGIGQADDIETAWDYAYESDPVSIFGGIVVLNREVDAATAKKMHGVFLEIIIAPSYTDEALEILTTKKKNLRILELPFDAQDASEVEAEYTGVVGGLLVQNQDVVKESPADWQVVTKRQPTETEATALEFAWKAIKYVKSNGIIVTNDHMTLGVGPGQTNRVASVRIAIDQAKDRLDGAVLASDAFFPFADNVEEIAKAGIKAIIQPGGSVRDQESIEAADKYGLTMIFTGVRHFRH
- a CDS encoding GBS Bsp-like repeat-containing protein, coding for MQTIKKFIVLTCATWGMQTSIAHADQTTNAIYAEKGQLMIHLGNVPDKYQKIQVPIWSDQNGQDDLIWYPVERSDKGFDLQVPLTNHSDQAGLYHVHVYGVEANEQLTGLYPLTTSVQQKELASSQPKITITPISSQEFEVDLKLFEDVDEIVFPIWSEENGQDDLVWYPAKKIAPGHFQLRFQAQKHKGSGLFHLHVYQKSQGQLKGLFPTTFQVEKAKPKLTPLATHPGNTYPIGECTWGVKELAPWAHNWWGNGGMWAASARAAGFRTGDTPEIGAIACWDNGGYGHVALVTDVEHDQKIQIQEANYNGHRYIDNFRGWFDPTNPIWGTVTYIYPD
- the purM gene encoding phosphoribosylformylglycinamidine cyclo-ligase, yielding MTNKNAYAQSGVDVEAGYEVVERIKKHVARTERAGVMGALGGFGGMFDLSKTGVKEPVLISGTDGVGTKLMLAIKYDKHDTIGQDCVAMCVNDIIAAGAEPLYFLDYIATGKNEPAKLEQVVAGVAEGCVQAGAGLIGGETAEMPGMYGEDDYDLAGFAVGVAEKSQIIDGSKVAEGDVILGLASSGIHSNGYSLVRRVFADYTGEEVLPELEGKKLKDVLLEPTRIYVKAALPLIKEELVNGIAHITGGGFIENVPRMFSDDLAAEIDESKVPVLPIFKALEKYGQIKHEEMFEIFNMGIGLMLAVKPENVERVKELLDEPVYEIGRIVKKDGASVVIK
- a CDS encoding suppressor of fused domain protein, whose protein sequence is MGLFDFFKKKSSDKEKPIEDKIVVKSDETDDSAPGWDAIDEEFNRLYPDQPNPRHYGTVIKYMLGGPDPLDGISVYDAGEFWHFVSYGLSELYTKECEDPEYSGYGIELTFKLKKSTNDEEEIKNGCGLLQYVARYIFQTGKVVLPEEYIYTKQTVGIDAQQKSNLTGFLTAADDLAKSLDTLHGKVEFVTLIGATDAELRSVYESEKSKLEVKRLLQELGNQLTDYHRQSLV